Proteins encoded within one genomic window of Neodiprion fabricii isolate iyNeoFabr1 chromosome 6, iyNeoFabr1.1, whole genome shotgun sequence:
- the LOC124185113 gene encoding arginine--tRNA ligase, cytoplasmic isoform X2: MPGSNLEPFQQRAEAAAVESEKSIASGSSCQNPTAMLSIIETLYNLFEKAIGDAYPDLVDPPVIIALGGNDPKFGDYQCNSALPLAKLLKAQGVKASPRDIANNIVSSVKQSPLVEKLEVAGVGFINIFLKRDFAISTLATLLTTGHVPPPCTKRQRVVVDFSSPNIAKEMHVGHLRSTIIGDSISRLLEYLGHDVLRLNHIGDWGTQFGMLVAHLQDRFPDYLTVSPPISDLQEFYKESKERFDKDSEFKKRAYECVVKLQSFHPEVTKAWEMICDVSRKEIQQVYDRLDIKLIERGESFYQSRMEKIVKELEAQGYLDEDDGRKIMWGNEPGNGIPLTIVKSDGGFTYDTSDMAAIKQRIEEEKADWLIYVTDAGQAVHFQIIKKCARRAEILTNKHRMDHVGFGVVLGEDKKKFKTRSGDTVKLTELLDEGLKRALDKLKEKERDKVLTEEELLVAQESIAYGCIKYADLSHNRNHEYVFSFDKMLEDKGNTAVYLLYALTRIRSIARNANVTREQLRVAAATTSVSLSHEKEWKLAKVLLKFPDVLLKITKDLCLHQLCELCYEISTAFTEFYDNCWCVEKNQFGEIVKVNIDRLLLTEATAIIMEQIFLLLGLKPVSKM; this comes from the exons ATGCCTGGATCGAATTTGGAACCATTTCAGCAGAGAGCTGAAGCTGCG GCTgtcgaaagtgaaaaatccaTTGCATCTGGAAGTTCATGCCAGAATCCTACTGCTATGTTGAGTATTATTGAAACCCTGTACAACCTGTTTGAAAAAGCCATTGGCGACGCTTATCCTGATCTAGTGGATCCCCCAGTAATTATAGCTTTGGGTGGTAATGACCCTAAATTCGGAGACTATCAATGCAACAGTGCTTTACCTCTTGCAAAACTGCTTAAAGCGCAAG GAGTCAAGGCTTCTCCACGGGACATCGCCAATAACATAGTCTCTAGTGTAAAGCAAAGTCCACTAGTGGAAAAGCTCGAAGTTGCAGGAGTTGGATTTATAAACATTTTCTTAAAACgtgattttgcaatttctacCCTGGCAACTTTACTGACAACGGGGCATGTCCCACCACCTTGTACAAAGAGACAGAGAgttgttgttgatttttcaaGCCCAAATATTGCCAAGGAAATGCATGTTGGACATCTGCGATCGACCATTATTGGCGACAGTATCAGCAGGCTACTAGAATACTTGGGTCATGATGTACTTAGATTGAATCACATTGGTGATTGGGGAACACAGTTTGGAATGCTTGTAGCACATTTGCAAGACAGATTCCCCGATTACTTGACTGTGTCCCCACCAATTTCAGATCTTCAG GAATTCTATAAAGAATCGAAAGAAAGATTTGACAAGgattcagaatttaaaaaacgaGCATATGAGTGCGTTGTAAAGCTCCAGTCATTTCACCCTGAGGTCACTAAAGCTTGGGAGATGATTTGTGATGTATCGAGAAAAG AAATTCAGCAGGTTTATGATCGGTTGGATATAAAACTGATTGAAAGAGGTGAATCCTTTTATCAGTCCCGAATGGAAAAGATAGTCAAGGAGTTAGAAGCTCAAGGATATCTCGATGAAGACGATGGTAGAAAAATTATGTGGGGTAATGAACCAGGCAATGGTATCCCATTAACAATAGTGAAATCTGATGGAGGATTTACTTATGACACATCAGATATGGCTGCTATAAAGCAACGCATTGAAGAGGAAAAAGCTGATTGG TTGATATATGTGACTGACGCTGGCCAAGCCGTCCACtttcaaataatcaaaaagTGTGCAAGGCGGGCTGAAATCCTGACTAACAAACATAGAATGGATCATGTCGGTTTTGGCGTTGTGCTTGGagaggataagaaaaaattcaaaacaaggTCCGGCGATACTGTTAAACTCACAGAGTTATTAGATGAAG GTCTAAAACGGGCTTTAGACAAACTGAAGGAAAAAGAACGTGATAAGGTACTGACTGAAGAAGAGTTGCTCGTTGCGCAAGAGTCTATAGCCTATGGTTGCATCAAGTATGCGGATCTTTCACATAATCGAAATCACGAATACGTCTTTTCGTTTGATAAAATGTTGGAAGACAAGGGAAATACAGCCGTGTACCTCCTTTATGCTTTAACAAGAATACGATCGATCGCTAGAAACGCGAATGTTACTCGAGAACAACTGCGAGTAGCAGCTGCAACCACTTCAGTGTCATTATCACACGAGAAGGAATGGAAGCTAGCGAAAGTCTTACTCAAATTTCCGGACGTTTTGCTGAAGATTACGAAAGATCTGTGCCTTCATCAATTATGCGAATTATGCTACGAAATTTCGACTGCatttacagaattttatgACAACTGTTGgtgcgttgaaaaaaatcagtttgGTGAAATTGTGAAAGTCAACATCGATCGACTGCTGTTAACAGAAGCGACTGCCATCATCatggaacaaatttttcttttgcttggtTTAAAGccagtttcaaaaatgtaa
- the LOC124185110 gene encoding proton channel OtopLc-like has product MVAELSGISAAITEQKSAGTSNGRRPRPRWIQTATREPVYSILDSNTDSATPATSPPSTLNENAVQVVISAVNGAVKGRKFSDATSVHQKESPYVWLPNETAEIVEPLEEEEEAIYSVVRKPPKIRQQEEDSEVLNRQQELNRWLQTASRQTGPNPEMYSTDGEPKFDYDWQRDAGTRANPPVAGIPRGIVGLVGPYRVYPDPNERREYILREEELVEDVVDSVSEIAAKEDAKSIKNEPHQRAKWRIRDDDEETLVPDLPDPDAWKDSEDLVDEAKNNDGHLRDVGWKERESSPPVSPGRENWKLRESDPAANKMSMILPGNQERAVDVPDGASTVSAPVKANNEHQDKDSLNEAVSNTGGAVEGHPSGNPSGGGGKRDPLSQSAASASPPPRSLVSRILAGARSPHDLLDHAEPFSQLWVVLSNVYGELVVVIMLAFCLAEVMDTPVPLHSLQGVFLMYLYVGSIAVIISIYLWVLIDSCSSMGSGGGVDDAELGGASLTRFGSLKRAHISRTRTAPTSFYIRVGALLFGLATLVFNGLEMAMHSMMQGDKCHNEIVFVHPVLHGLFTFLQMHFLFVNSQVLVERFGLVARFGFTHLAATNIAVWARLVIWDSAQEWTYLVYLAQQGPEAETSPLNLRGFPGSITRHVRDLLQDESVPSNSILNPYQPISDEQISQVVDLHDCLNTNTLGRLWTSSVPFLYPFIVQFSLIAAAVTYVMGQNVGRNRLSHKQKFHVSKDLTNDTRIGCDGSSKGLFLGILCMVAGIVVIIIFLVVKDDKNFPTETLAWLTCGTPIGILALSGLMTASGLVQVRQMSVVTRAPAALDGLLSTVALFGVQIYSVFTMVVAACSLATMDEKSENPRGRYIVLLGVSILQLVQCCAQSTLIAEASKRSCITRFQMMAKPARQVITFLLFSNAVLWAFDTVVTQSWLSQELQLRFFGVLAWGVISRIGLPLLVFYRFHSCVLLLEAWNKCYRIPRGEHPLN; this is encoded by the exons ATGGTGGCTGAACTGTCCGGCATTTCTGCCGCGATCACGGAGCAGAAAAGTGCGGGTACCAGCAACGGCAGAAGGCCAAGACCCCGGTGGATACAGACGGCGACCCGCGAGCCAGTCTACAGCATTTTGGACAGCAACACGGACTCCGCTACACCGGCAACATCGCCGCCGTCAACGCTCAACGAAAATGCGGTCCAGGTTGTGATCAGCGCGGTGAACGGAGCGGTTAAGGGTAGGAAGTTTTCCGACGCCACGAGTGTTCACCAGAAAGAATCTCCCTACGTTTGGCTTCCCAACGAGACAGCGGAGATAGTCGAACCCCttgaagaggaggaggaagccATCTACAGCGTCGTCAGGAAACCGCCGAAGATACGACAGCAGGAGGAGGACTCCGAGGTCCTGAACCGACAGCAGGAGCTAAATCGGTGGCTTCAGACGGCCTCTCGGCAGACGGGACCAAACCCCGAAATGTACTCGACGGACGGTGAACCCAAGTTCGATTACGACTGGCAGAGAGATGCCGGGACACGAGCTAATCCTCCGGTGGCTGGAATTCCGAGGGGTATCGTGGGCCTCGTTGGGCCCTATAGGGTTTATCCCGATCCCAACGAACGCAGGGAGTACATCCTCAGGGAGGAGGAACTCGTCGAGGACGTCGTTGACTCGGTGAGCGAAATCGCGGCTAAGGAAGACGCGAAGTCGATCAAAAACGAGCCCCATCAAAGGGCCAAGTGGAGGATAAgggacgacgacgaggagacCCTTGTTCCCGATCTTCCTGATCCGGACGCCTGGAAGGACTCCGAGGATCTCGTCGATGAGGCCAAAAATAACGACGGACATTTGCGAGATGTTGGATGGAAGGAGAGGGAATCTTCGCCGCCCGTTTCTCCCGGCAGGGAGAACTGGAAACTTCGCGAAAGTGATCCCGCAGCCAATAAGATGTCCATGATATTGCCGGGGAACCAAGAACGGGCTGTTGACGTTCCCGATGGCGCCTCCACTGTTTCTGCACCCGTCAAAG CGAACAATGAACACCAGGACAAGGATAGCCTGAACGAGGCGGTGAGCAACACGGGGGGCGCCGTGGAGGGGCATCCGAGTGGCAATCCTTCGGGAGGCGGCGGAAAGCGCGATCCTCTTTCGCAATCCGCCGCTTCCGCCTCGCCGCCCCCCAGGTCCTTGGTGTCGCGAATTTTGGCGGGAGCTCGATCGCCCCACGACCTCCTGGACCACGCCGAACCCTT CTCTCAATTATGGGTTGTTTTATCGAACGTTTATGGAGAGTTGGTCGTGGTGATCATGCTGGCTTTTTGTCTGGCCGAGGTGATGGACACACCGGTCCCTTTGCATAGTCTGCAG GGAGTTTTTCTGATGTATCTCTACGTGGGCAGCATCGCGGTGATCATTAGTATTTACCTGTGGGTCCTTATCGACAGCTGCAGTAGTATGGGGAGCGGGGGTGGCGTCGATGACGCAGAATTAGGGGGTGCTTCTTTAACAAGATTTGGTTCGCTAAAGCGAGCCCATATCTCTCGGACGAGAACAGCACCGACTAGTTTCTATATCCGGGTTGGGGCTCTGC TTTTCGGACTCGCAACGCTCGTCTTCAACGGTCTGGAAATGGCGATGCACTCGATGATGCAGGGGGATAAATGCCACAACGAAATCGTCTTCGTACATCCGGTTCTCCACGGCCTTTTCACCTTCCTTCAGATGCACTTTCTCTTCGTAAACTCTCAGGTCTTAGTCGAACGCTTTGGTCTAGTCGCCAGATTCGGATTCACTCATCTTGCAGCTACTAACATCGCTGTTTGGGCAAGGCTCGTCATTTGGGATTCTGCTCAGGAATGGACCTACCTAGTTTATCTTGCCCAGCAGGGACCCGAAGCCGAAACGTCACCCCTAAACCTTCGTGGATTCCCTGGATCAATCACTAGACACGTTCGCGATTTACTGCAGG ATGAATCAGTGCCAAGCAACAGTATCCTGAACCCCTACCAGCCAATTTCTGACGAACAGATATCCCAGGTCGTAGATCTCCACGATTGTCTGAATACAAACACACTGGGTCGACTCTGGACATCAAGCGTGCCTTTTCTTTACCCGTTCATCGTGCAATTCAG ccTTATTGCTGCAGCCGTAACTTACGTGATGGGTCAGAACGTTGGCCGTAACCGTCTGTCGCACAAGCAGAAGTTCCACGTGAGCAAGGATCTGACCAACGACACGAGGATCGGATGTGACGGTTCCAGCAAGGGCCTATTCCTCGGTATCCTCTGCATGGTCGCCGGCATAGTCGTGATCATAATATTCCTCGTCGTTAAAGACGACAAGAATTTCCCAACGGAGACTCTGGCCTGGCTGACATGTGGCACTCCAATCGGGATATTGGCATTGAGTGGACTCATGACCGCCAGCGGCCTCGTTCAGGTCAGACAAATGTCTGTGGTCACTAGAGCTCCGGCTGCCCTTGACGGACTTCTGTCAACCGTGGCCTTGTTCGGGGTCCAGATCTACTCGGTATTCACGATGGTTGTGGCCGCATGCTCGCTGGCGACGATGGACGAAAAGTCCGAGAACCCGAGGGGCAGATACATCGTCCTGTTGGGGGTCTCGATCCTGCAGCTGGTCCAGTGCTGCGCCCAGAGTACCCTGATCGCTGAGGCGTCAAAGAGATCGTGTATAACTCGTTTTCAGATGATGGCTAAACCTGCGAGGCAGGTGATCACCTTCCTGCTGTTCAGCAATGCAGTTTTGTGGGCTTTTGATACTGTCGTCACTCAGAGCTGGCTGTCACAGGAACTTCAACTTAGGTTCTTCGGGGTTCTTGCGTGGGGTGTTATCTCGAGAATTGGACTACCTCTTCTCGTATTTTACCGATTTCACAGCTGCGTTTTACTGCTCGAAGCCTGGAATAAGTGCTACAGAATACCGAGAGGTGAACATCCCCTCAACTGA
- the LOC124185113 gene encoding arginine--tRNA ligase, cytoplasmic isoform X1 has translation MPGSNLEPFQQRAEAAELEIVKLKEEIKLLQGFSNSNIDNEELEKLQTENVKLKHRLAILKRAVESEKSIASGSSCQNPTAMLSIIETLYNLFEKAIGDAYPDLVDPPVIIALGGNDPKFGDYQCNSALPLAKLLKAQGVKASPRDIANNIVSSVKQSPLVEKLEVAGVGFINIFLKRDFAISTLATLLTTGHVPPPCTKRQRVVVDFSSPNIAKEMHVGHLRSTIIGDSISRLLEYLGHDVLRLNHIGDWGTQFGMLVAHLQDRFPDYLTVSPPISDLQEFYKESKERFDKDSEFKKRAYECVVKLQSFHPEVTKAWEMICDVSRKEIQQVYDRLDIKLIERGESFYQSRMEKIVKELEAQGYLDEDDGRKIMWGNEPGNGIPLTIVKSDGGFTYDTSDMAAIKQRIEEEKADWLIYVTDAGQAVHFQIIKKCARRAEILTNKHRMDHVGFGVVLGEDKKKFKTRSGDTVKLTELLDEGLKRALDKLKEKERDKVLTEEELLVAQESIAYGCIKYADLSHNRNHEYVFSFDKMLEDKGNTAVYLLYALTRIRSIARNANVTREQLRVAAATTSVSLSHEKEWKLAKVLLKFPDVLLKITKDLCLHQLCELCYEISTAFTEFYDNCWCVEKNQFGEIVKVNIDRLLLTEATAIIMEQIFLLLGLKPVSKM, from the exons ATGCCTGGATCGAATTTGGAACCATTTCAGCAGAGAGCTGAAGCTGCG GAACTGGAAATTGTCAAATTAAAAGAAGagattaaattattacaaGGTTTCTCTAATTCGAATATTGATAATGAGGAATTGGAGAAGTTACAGACGGAAAACGTCAAGTTGAAACATCGTCTTGCCATTCTGAAACGG GCTgtcgaaagtgaaaaatccaTTGCATCTGGAAGTTCATGCCAGAATCCTACTGCTATGTTGAGTATTATTGAAACCCTGTACAACCTGTTTGAAAAAGCCATTGGCGACGCTTATCCTGATCTAGTGGATCCCCCAGTAATTATAGCTTTGGGTGGTAATGACCCTAAATTCGGAGACTATCAATGCAACAGTGCTTTACCTCTTGCAAAACTGCTTAAAGCGCAAG GAGTCAAGGCTTCTCCACGGGACATCGCCAATAACATAGTCTCTAGTGTAAAGCAAAGTCCACTAGTGGAAAAGCTCGAAGTTGCAGGAGTTGGATTTATAAACATTTTCTTAAAACgtgattttgcaatttctacCCTGGCAACTTTACTGACAACGGGGCATGTCCCACCACCTTGTACAAAGAGACAGAGAgttgttgttgatttttcaaGCCCAAATATTGCCAAGGAAATGCATGTTGGACATCTGCGATCGACCATTATTGGCGACAGTATCAGCAGGCTACTAGAATACTTGGGTCATGATGTACTTAGATTGAATCACATTGGTGATTGGGGAACACAGTTTGGAATGCTTGTAGCACATTTGCAAGACAGATTCCCCGATTACTTGACTGTGTCCCCACCAATTTCAGATCTTCAG GAATTCTATAAAGAATCGAAAGAAAGATTTGACAAGgattcagaatttaaaaaacgaGCATATGAGTGCGTTGTAAAGCTCCAGTCATTTCACCCTGAGGTCACTAAAGCTTGGGAGATGATTTGTGATGTATCGAGAAAAG AAATTCAGCAGGTTTATGATCGGTTGGATATAAAACTGATTGAAAGAGGTGAATCCTTTTATCAGTCCCGAATGGAAAAGATAGTCAAGGAGTTAGAAGCTCAAGGATATCTCGATGAAGACGATGGTAGAAAAATTATGTGGGGTAATGAACCAGGCAATGGTATCCCATTAACAATAGTGAAATCTGATGGAGGATTTACTTATGACACATCAGATATGGCTGCTATAAAGCAACGCATTGAAGAGGAAAAAGCTGATTGG TTGATATATGTGACTGACGCTGGCCAAGCCGTCCACtttcaaataatcaaaaagTGTGCAAGGCGGGCTGAAATCCTGACTAACAAACATAGAATGGATCATGTCGGTTTTGGCGTTGTGCTTGGagaggataagaaaaaattcaaaacaaggTCCGGCGATACTGTTAAACTCACAGAGTTATTAGATGAAG GTCTAAAACGGGCTTTAGACAAACTGAAGGAAAAAGAACGTGATAAGGTACTGACTGAAGAAGAGTTGCTCGTTGCGCAAGAGTCTATAGCCTATGGTTGCATCAAGTATGCGGATCTTTCACATAATCGAAATCACGAATACGTCTTTTCGTTTGATAAAATGTTGGAAGACAAGGGAAATACAGCCGTGTACCTCCTTTATGCTTTAACAAGAATACGATCGATCGCTAGAAACGCGAATGTTACTCGAGAACAACTGCGAGTAGCAGCTGCAACCACTTCAGTGTCATTATCACACGAGAAGGAATGGAAGCTAGCGAAAGTCTTACTCAAATTTCCGGACGTTTTGCTGAAGATTACGAAAGATCTGTGCCTTCATCAATTATGCGAATTATGCTACGAAATTTCGACTGCatttacagaattttatgACAACTGTTGgtgcgttgaaaaaaatcagtttgGTGAAATTGTGAAAGTCAACATCGATCGACTGCTGTTAACAGAAGCGACTGCCATCATCatggaacaaatttttcttttgcttggtTTAAAGccagtttcaaaaatgtaa
- the LOC124185119 gene encoding protein quiver-like, translating to MASSNAFIAALVTVLFVARGSEAVRCYQCSSDQDGKGEDNCGAYKTFNTEQNIAIECNSEESHMPGSFCVKLVQQSPRGFIWDGRWRQVIRRCASISSTGVTGVCNWGVYENGIYWEECYCSEDSCNSAPNVQISAAIIGVTVIALISILK from the exons ATGGCAAGTTCTAACGCGTTTATAGCCGCGTTGGTGACGGTGCTGTTTGTAGCGAGGG GTTCCGAGGCTGTTAGATGCTACCAATGCAGTTCTGACCAAGATGGCAAGGGGGAGGACAATTGCGGGGCTTACAAAACATTTAACACAGAACAAAACATCGCCATCGAATGCAATAGCGAGGAATCGCACATGCCTGGTTCATTTTGTGTCAAATTAGTACAGCAGTCGCCGAGGGGTTTCATAT GGGATGGAAGATGGCGTCAAGTGATTCGACGATGCGCATCGATCTCGAGTACAGGTGTAACAGGGGTGTGCAATTGGGGGGTTTACGagaatggaatttattgggAAGAGTGTTACTGCTCCGAAGACTCGTGCAACTCGGCACCAAACGTACAAATATCAGCTGCGATCATTGGAGTCACTGTAATAGCATTGATTTCCATTTTGAAGTAG